Genomic DNA from Elusimicrobiota bacterium:
AAATTGATGAACTGACTGGGAAAATAATAGGTTGCTGTTTTAAGGTTCATAAGGAATTGGGCCCCGGATTTAACGAGAAAATATATCAGGTATAATGAACATTATACCAGGAGGTCTGAAATGAGAATATTTTTGATAATTGTTGCATTAATTATAATATCTATCGGCATCTATTTTTATTCGCTGGGCACGTTTATGCGGATAAACGTTGTTGAAAAAGAGATCGGACCTTTTCAGCTGGTTTATAAAGAACATAAAGGCTCCTACAACGGAGTTGGAAAAATTCAAATGGAAATTTATCGGGATCTGCTTAACAATGAAAAAATAGATACCTCAAAGGGATTCGGGATATATTATGATAATCCTAAAACTGTGAAGGAAGCAGATTTACGAAGCATTGTAGGCGTT
This window encodes:
- a CDS encoding GyrI-like domain-containing protein — translated: MRIFLIIVALIIISIGIYFYSLGTFMRINVVEKEIGPFQLVYKEHKGSYNGVGKIQMEIYRDLLNNEKIDTSKGFGIYYDNPKTVKEADLRSIVGVILEEKDYVKIPKLKTKYNIMLYPKTPSMTAEFPLKNILSIYIGVMKVYPVLSKYIKNKNYEGVPSMEIYDMAGKKIIYSMQVKTKKK